From the Candidatus Binatia bacterium genome, the window CAAGTTTATCAGATCGCGGGAGGAATCGTCATTATCGTTGGAGTGCTTATCGGCACACGGGGATAGATGGCCCGCGCAATAATCACTGCGACTCATGGCAAATCCCGGCTCATAGCCTCATCGGCATAATGACATAGAGATAGCCGTCGTCGTTGCCTTTTCTTAAGATGCTCGGGCTGACGTCGTCTTTGAGTGCGATCTCGACGTTTCCGCCTTCGCTCAGCACGGTCAGAACATCGATCAAGTAACGCGCGTTGAAGCCTACCGTCAAAGCCTTGCCTTGGTAGTCTATCTCTATTTCCTCGGCGGCTTCTCCCAGCTCGGGATTGTTTGCGGAGATCGAAGCCTTTCCCGCTTTGAGCTCCATTTTGATTCCCTTGTAGCGCTCACTGGAGAGAATCGAAACGCGCCTTAACGCGTGCAGGAAATCATCTTGCTCGAGGCTCGCGAGTTGCGGATTATCTTTGGGTATGACTTTACTGTAGTCGGGGAAGTCGCCCTCGATCAGGCGCATAAACAACTCCACGTTTCCCTTCAACACCAGCCCCATATTTTCCTTAAACCCGACGGATACTTCACCCTCCTCCACCCCCTCGAGTAATCTTCTCAGCTCCGACAGCCCCTTTCTAGGGAGAATCACCCCTTTCTTGAGGCCGAACGATCCGATACCCCTCTCGATCAAAGCCAATCGATGGCCGTCGGTCGCGACCATTCGCACCTTCCCGTCCTTGACCTCCTCGATGAAGACACCGTTCAAGTTATAACGTGTCTCGTCACTCGAGACGGAAAAGATCGTTCTCTCGATCATCTCACGCAGAACCTTTGCCGGAAAACTCGATAGTTTTTCTCCCTCGAACTTAGGGAATTGAGGAAACTCGCGCGCGTCCAGGCCGACAATTTTAAAAACCGACTTGCCGCTTTTGATCTCCACCCAATCATTTTCCAGCCGTTTCAATTGCAGCGTTTCATCGGGAGCCTCGCGAACAATCTCGTAAAGCTTCTTCGCGCTCACCGTTACCAGTCCGTCGCGGGCGACCTGTCCCTCCAGCTTGCCCCTAATCCCCACCTCAAGATCCGTCGCTGTCAGATGAACCTCGCCGTTGCGCGCTTCGATCAGGACATTGGCTAAAATCGGCATCGTGTTGCGCCGCTCGACGATGCCCTGGCTCCAGTAAAGCGTGGCGAGAAAATCTCCTCGCTTGGCCCTAAATTCCATGTTATTCCCCCCGACTCTTATTACTCTTTCTTATAATTTAATCTAAAGAGTAATAGTAGGGCCTGTGCATAGTGTGCAAAAGGCGGTTATCTCCAATGCCGGGCTGGCATTTCATTTGTGGAGGGAAAGCTTGCACCTTTTGCTTTGTGAACCGCATCGGAAAATTGCGTGCTCGTGGGATGAGTTTATTCACAGATTGCCCGGTGCGCCAACAGGTATTCAACTACCGTTTGAGGTTTAAGTTTTTTTCTAATTTTTCGAGCGCGGTTTGCATTTGCGTGTCTTCTTTTAGCTTTTTCTCAATCGTTTTGGCGGCGTGAATCACGGTTGAATGGTCGCGACCGCCGAACTTGGAGCCGATAGCGGGAAATGAAGTTGAAGTATATTTGCGGGATAAATACATCGCTACCTGGCGCGGGACTGCGATGTCTTTAGTCCGGCGCTTGGCTTTAAGATCGCTCAGCTTGATGTTGTAATAGTCGCAGATGGTTTTTTGAATGCTCTCGACCGTGACTTCCCTGGAGTTTCCCTTGAGGGTGTTTTGGAGAACCTCTTTGGCCAAATCGATCGTGATGGTGGCTTTGGTTAGAGAGGCGAAGGCGCCCAGGCGAGTGAGGGATCCTTCCAGCTCTCTTACGTTCGAGTCGATGTGAGAGGCGAGGAAGATCGCGACTTCATGCGGCAGGAGGACCCCTTCGACCTCGGCTTTCTTTTGCAGTATGGCGACGCGTGTCTCCATGTCCGGAGGCTGGATATCGGCGATCAGCCCCCACTCGAACCGGTTGCGCAGCCGATCCTCCAAGCCGGGGATTTCTTTGGGAAACTTATCCGATGTGATGATGATCTGCTTGTGCGATTCGTAGAGAGAATTGAATGTGTGGAAGAACTCCTCCTGAGTCCGTTCTTTGCCCGCGATGAATTGAACGTCGTCGACGATCAACGTGTCGATGTTGCGGAA encodes:
- the dnaN gene encoding DNA polymerase III subunit beta, with amino-acid sequence MEFRAKRGDFLATLYWSQGIVERRNTMPILANVLIEARNGEVHLTATDLEVGIRGKLEGQVARDGLVTVSAKKLYEIVREAPDETLQLKRLENDWVEIKSGKSVFKIVGLDAREFPQFPKFEGEKLSSFPAKVLREMIERTIFSVSSDETRYNLNGVFIEEVKDGKVRMVATDGHRLALIERGIGSFGLKKGVILPRKGLSELRRLLEGVEEGEVSVGFKENMGLVLKGNVELFMRLIEGDFPDYSKVIPKDNPQLASLEQDDFLHALRRVSILSSERYKGIKMELKAGKASISANNPELGEAAEEIEIDYQGKALTVGFNARYLIDVLTVLSEGGNVEIALKDDVSPSILRKGNDDGYLYVIMPMRL
- the dnaA gene encoding chromosomal replication initiator protein DnaA, which produces MDELWHSVLEQLREKLGNQNFETWIKPIRVKEISNDEISLEVPNKFFRDWLVEHFLGSIHESLSQLTHRSMKVSLSINQKLQAAGTPPEKKPEREPSRPPRINNLIPKYNFDTFVVGASNQFAHAASLAVANQPGEHYNPLFIYGGVGLGKTHLINAIGHRVVEKRPLLKVLYLSSESFMNELIASLRRDRMDEFKTRFRNIDTLIVDDVQFIAGKERTQEEFFHTFNSLYESHKQIIITSDKFPKEIPGLEDRLRNRFEWGLIADIQPPDMETRVAILQKKAEVEGVLLPHEVAIFLASHIDSNVRELEGSLTRLGAFASLTKATITIDLAKEVLQNTLKGNSREVTVESIQKTICDYYNIKLSDLKAKRRTKDIAVPRQVAMYLSRKYTSTSFPAIGSKFGGRDHSTVIHAAKTIEKKLKEDTQMQTALEKLEKNLNLKR